A genomic segment from Vidua macroura isolate BioBank_ID:100142 chromosome Z, ASM2450914v1, whole genome shotgun sequence encodes:
- the LOC128821594 gene encoding inositol 1,4,5-trisphosphate receptor-interacting protein-like 1: MSPTVAFILALLATPAGLKVNIRIDKGEVKRMLEREEYLHQEMIRLLQDIEGNSGIMEALLCSALEKQWLLWVSAAALVLVLAMGCCLVRRRKRGSASRTWQEGSSMEEQGLPSAKVLQELVEELLGVCRVLSRRNFMPELHPATGTDTGPAACSVQESSSTYRTLVVLRPPPGHSFSPESTKWLPARRIRVALECLCSGDQLLGHTCFLHASGGQLPRDQEWYLMDTLCTGSYLDPEKVTCWVQTLVASAWLLLPHSRHCRLTALPSGKSCSFRLSGASGRHCSIEMALAVQRGSSGAYLSLE, translated from the exons ATGTCTCCAACAGTGGCTTTCATCCTGGCCCTGTTAGCCACCCCCGCTGGGCTGAAGGTGAACATAAGAATTGATAAGGGTGAAGTTAAACGGATGCTGGAGCGTGAGGAATATTTGCACCAGGAGATGATTCGGCTCCTGCAGGATATTGAGGGGAACAGTGGCATCATGgaagccctgctctgctctgcactggaaaAGCAGTGGCTTCTTTGGGTCAGTGCAGCAGCCCTGGTTCTGGTTCTTGCTATGGGCTGCTGTCTGGTCAGGAGAAGAAAGCGTGGCTCTGCCAGCAGGACGTGGCAGGAGGGATCCAGCATGGAGGAG CAGGGCCTGCCCAGCGCgaaggtgctgcaggagctggtggaggaACTCCTTGGTGTCTGCCGAGTGCTCTCCCGGAGGAACTTCATGCCGGAGCTGCACCCAGCCACTGGGACGGACACTGGCCCTGCAGCCTGCAGCgtccaggagagcagcagcacctacCGCACACTGGTCGTCCTGCGGCCACCGCCCGGCCACTCCTTCAGCCCGGAGAGCACGAAGTGGCTGCCAGCCCGGCGCATCCGTGTGGCGCTGGAGTGCCTGTGCTCCGGGGATCAGCTGCTGGGGCACACGTGCTTTCTCCACGCCTCTGGTGGCCAGCTGCCCAGGGATCAGGAGTGGTACCTGATGGATACCCTCTGCACGGGCTCCTACTTGGACCCAGAGAAAGTCACCTGCTGGGTGCAAACGTTGGTGGCGTcggcctggctgctcctgccgcACTCGCGCCACTGCCGGCTCACGGCGCTGCCCTCCGGCAAATCCTGCAGCTTCCGGCTGAGCGGCGCCTCTGGCCGGCACTGCAGCATCGAGATGGCTCTGGCCGTGCAGCGAGGCAGCTCAGGTGCCTACCTGAGCCTTGAGtag